In Luteitalea sp. TBR-22, one genomic interval encodes:
- a CDS encoding lipopolysaccharide assembly protein LapB: MVALLLVVSAARGQAQPPGHDARLADAYASAYDLDHDEAVGKLAALAKLAPDLPDSYRALASITWLRLLFARGTVLADEYLGRISRHDVSSAPPPADVQAEFQRSLSTALRLAEARVAAAPRDARSHYDLASALGLQASWAATVEGRMARAFGAARRAYHAAERAAALDPSAPDPRLILGTYRYVVADLSLPARMVAYLAGMNGDRERGLRLLEEAAASGRPVQTEARFALVLLYNRERRWDDALRVLAQLRTAHPRNRLLWLESGATALRAARPREALQWLDEGLAMAARDARTRMFGEEALWHLKRALALRALARDEEARRDLLAGLEAPEARDWVRGRLHLALGELSLASNDRAQARWQASKALPLFERGADPEGARLARQLLERAGRG, from the coding sequence TTGGTCGCGCTGTTGCTCGTCGTAAGTGCCGCCCGTGGGCAGGCGCAACCGCCGGGGCACGACGCCCGCCTCGCCGACGCCTATGCCTCCGCCTACGATCTCGATCACGACGAGGCCGTCGGGAAACTGGCGGCGCTGGCCAAGTTAGCGCCCGACTTACCCGACAGCTACCGGGCGCTGGCGTCGATCACGTGGCTGCGACTCCTGTTCGCGCGCGGCACGGTGCTCGCCGACGAGTATCTCGGGCGGATCTCGCGCCACGACGTCTCGTCGGCGCCGCCACCGGCAGACGTGCAGGCGGAGTTCCAGCGCTCGCTCTCGACGGCACTGCGCCTGGCGGAGGCACGTGTCGCAGCCGCGCCGCGCGACGCCCGATCGCACTACGACCTCGCCTCCGCGCTGGGCTTGCAGGCCTCCTGGGCCGCCACCGTCGAGGGCCGGATGGCCCGGGCATTCGGCGCGGCGCGGCGTGCGTATCATGCCGCGGAGCGGGCCGCCGCACTCGACCCGTCGGCGCCTGACCCACGGCTCATCCTCGGCACGTATCGGTACGTGGTTGCTGACCTCTCGCTGCCGGCGCGGATGGTGGCGTACCTGGCCGGCATGAACGGCGATCGCGAACGCGGCCTGCGGCTGCTGGAGGAGGCCGCCGCCAGCGGCCGGCCCGTCCAGACCGAGGCGCGGTTCGCCCTCGTGCTCCTCTACAACCGCGAGCGACGCTGGGACGACGCGCTGCGCGTCCTCGCCCAGCTCAGGACGGCGCACCCGAGGAACCGGTTGCTGTGGCTCGAGAGCGGCGCCACCGCGCTGCGTGCGGCACGCCCGCGCGAGGCCCTGCAGTGGCTCGACGAGGGCCTGGCCATGGCGGCGCGCGACGCGCGGACCCGCATGTTCGGCGAGGAGGCACTGTGGCACCTGAAGCGCGCACTCGCACTCAGGGCCCTCGCGCGCGACGAGGAGGCGCGGCGCGACCTGCTCGCCGGCCTCGAGGCACCGGAGGCGCGCGACTGGGTGCGTGGCCGGCTGCACCTGGCGCTGGGCGAGCTCTCGCTGGCCTCGAACGATCGCGCCCAGGCACGGTGGCAGGCGTCCAAGGCACTCCCCCTGTTCGAGCGGGGCGCCGACCCGGAAGGCGCGCGGCTGGCGCGACAGTTGCTCGAACGCGCCGGTCGCGGCTAA
- a CDS encoding mechanosensitive ion channel family protein — protein sequence MSVQLIVGVLVLVLALAARAGTRNTYVQRKLVLSVALAAGYLVAHLLALWPGTPPGIGRTLATIEPVLLVLAASNLIVLLAVNPFREDRLPERLPAILQDAITVALFVTVVVLFFNDRLQLTAAAGAVVLGLALQDTLGNAIAGLALQADQPYKVGDWIRVGDHEGRVTQISWRSTVLRTRESTLVALPNSSIADGAIVNFSEPAPPTRVFVDVGVTYTAPPNQVKAVIGEALAAVPLAMSSPAPDVLVVDFANSAITYRARCFVQDMERASLAQDQMRTAIWYTFQRHGLDIPYPIQVEYSPGAMPVVSFPEQADLPALIGGSVLLGGLSADARATLAASARPRLYGSGETIVRQGETGRTSFLVARGVVRVSLAPDDQEVARLGVGEVFGEMSWLTGEPRSATVTATTDTLVFELDDTTLRALAEGTPGVLETLAEAVSRRRAELQVLSADHATRRGAAVEAPASLVARMKRFLRLR from the coding sequence GTGTCCGTGCAACTCATCGTCGGTGTGCTGGTGCTGGTCCTCGCCCTCGCGGCGCGGGCCGGCACCCGCAACACCTACGTGCAGCGCAAGCTGGTGCTGTCGGTGGCGCTCGCCGCCGGCTACCTCGTGGCGCACCTGCTCGCCCTGTGGCCGGGCACGCCGCCGGGCATCGGCCGCACGCTGGCGACGATCGAGCCCGTGCTGCTGGTGCTGGCGGCCAGCAACCTGATCGTCCTGCTGGCGGTGAATCCGTTCCGCGAGGATCGGCTGCCCGAGCGCCTGCCGGCCATCCTGCAGGACGCCATCACCGTGGCGCTGTTCGTCACGGTCGTCGTCCTCTTCTTCAACGACCGCCTGCAGCTGACGGCAGCGGCCGGCGCCGTCGTGCTCGGCCTGGCGCTGCAGGACACGCTCGGCAACGCCATTGCGGGCCTGGCGCTGCAGGCCGACCAGCCGTACAAGGTGGGCGACTGGATCCGCGTCGGCGATCACGAGGGCCGGGTCACCCAGATCTCCTGGCGGTCCACGGTGCTGCGCACGCGCGAGAGCACGCTCGTGGCGCTGCCCAACAGCAGCATCGCCGACGGCGCCATCGTCAACTTCTCCGAGCCGGCGCCGCCGACCCGCGTGTTCGTCGACGTCGGCGTCACCTACACGGCGCCGCCCAACCAGGTGAAGGCCGTGATCGGCGAGGCACTCGCGGCGGTGCCGCTGGCCATGTCCTCGCCGGCCCCCGACGTGCTCGTGGTGGACTTCGCCAACTCGGCGATCACCTATCGTGCCCGGTGCTTCGTGCAGGACATGGAGCGCGCCTCGCTGGCCCAGGACCAGATGCGCACCGCGATCTGGTACACCTTCCAGCGCCACGGCCTCGACATCCCGTACCCGATCCAGGTGGAGTACTCGCCCGGCGCGATGCCGGTCGTCAGCTTCCCGGAACAGGCGGACCTGCCGGCGCTGATTGGCGGAAGCGTCCTGCTCGGCGGCCTCAGCGCCGACGCGCGGGCCACGCTGGCAGCCTCGGCGCGTCCGCGGCTCTATGGAAGCGGCGAGACGATCGTCCGCCAGGGCGAGACCGGTCGCACGAGCTTCCTGGTGGCGCGGGGCGTGGTGCGGGTCAGCCTCGCGCCCGATGACCAGGAGGTCGCGCGGCTCGGCGTCGGCGAGGTGTTCGGCGAGATGTCGTGGCTGACCGGGGAACCGCGCTCGGCCACCGTCACGGCGACCACGGACACGCTGGTGTTCGAACTCGACGACACGACCCTGCGCGCGCTGGCGGAAGGCACCCCGGGCGTGCTCGAGACCCTCGCCGAGGCCGTCTCCCGTCGGCGCGCCGAACTGCAGGTGCTGTCGGCCGATCACGCCACGCGCCGCGGCGCCGCGGTGGAGGCGCCTGCCTCGCTCGTCGCGCGCATGAAGCGCTTCCTGCGCCTGCGCTAG
- a CDS encoding M48 family metalloprotease, with the protein MKVPSLFLCALVTLGLASPAAAQFGLLEQGAKRAKQINDFRWTDEEKAALGARVSELVRQRYGVVQDPAVHKYVTLVGRTITEKTAKPGLPWTFIVLDTDAVNAFAAPHGYVHITRGALALMKNEAELAGVLSHEIVHVTEEHTIDTLKKNTLKSAAAEEVSGGNALIEFLANAAYNNILDNAYSRGDEGSADTLGIALISKAGYAPQGLGSFLGTLAERNKSATEKRGLFSSHPEMQARQDKLTATITKEKLAGTQLVEARYKSSISYKPVPQSQIATVAAGTKGLAGGSGGSKSAEPAPAKEEAPKKKGFGLSKLTGGGGSETKSAQVVGSGGARGLDPEKDAKGGGNPAVVAVKVTPADVQAFKKAGQLT; encoded by the coding sequence GTGAAGGTTCCCTCCCTCTTCCTGTGCGCCCTGGTGACCCTCGGGCTGGCCAGCCCGGCGGCGGCGCAGTTCGGCCTGCTGGAGCAAGGCGCCAAGCGCGCCAAGCAGATCAACGACTTCCGCTGGACCGACGAGGAGAAGGCAGCGCTCGGCGCCCGGGTGAGCGAGCTCGTACGGCAGCGCTACGGGGTCGTGCAGGACCCGGCGGTCCACAAGTACGTGACGCTGGTCGGGCGCACCATCACCGAGAAGACCGCGAAGCCGGGCCTGCCCTGGACCTTCATCGTCCTCGACACCGACGCGGTCAACGCGTTCGCGGCGCCGCACGGCTACGTCCACATCACCCGGGGCGCCCTCGCGCTGATGAAGAACGAGGCGGAACTGGCCGGCGTGCTCTCGCACGAGATCGTGCATGTCACCGAGGAGCACACGATCGACACCCTGAAGAAGAACACGCTCAAGAGCGCGGCCGCCGAGGAGGTGTCCGGCGGCAACGCCCTGATCGAGTTCCTCGCCAACGCGGCGTACAACAACATCCTCGACAACGCCTACAGCCGGGGCGACGAGGGCAGCGCCGACACGCTGGGCATCGCGCTGATCAGCAAGGCCGGCTACGCGCCGCAGGGGCTCGGCAGCTTCCTCGGCACGCTGGCCGAGCGCAACAAGAGCGCCACCGAGAAGCGTGGCCTCTTCAGCTCGCACCCCGAGATGCAGGCGCGGCAGGACAAGCTCACCGCGACGATCACCAAGGAGAAGCTGGCCGGCACGCAACTGGTGGAGGCGCGCTACAAGTCGAGCATCTCCTACAAGCCGGTGCCGCAGTCGCAGATCGCCACGGTGGCCGCCGGCACCAAAGGCCTGGCGGGTGGCTCGGGCGGCAGCAAGAGCGCCGAGCCCGCCCCGGCGAAGGAAGAGGCACCCAAGAAGAAGGGCTTCGGCCTGTCCAAGCTGACCGGCGGGGGCGGCAGCGAGACCAAGTCGGCGCAGGTCGTCGGCTCGGGAGGCGCCCGAGGACTCGACCCCGAGAAGGACGCCAAGGGCGGCGGCAACCCGGCGGTCGTGGCGGTCAAGGTGACCCCGGCCGACGTCCAGGCGTTCAAGAAGGCGGGGCAGCTGACGTAA
- a CDS encoding CHASE2 domain-containing protein, whose protein sequence is MRTRFLQAAAMGLACGLAALLLGALPFFRVAESKLYDLALRSTARPAQANRAIAIVEIDEISLRRLEPVVGRWPWPRLVHAVVIDFLARGPAKAVAYDISLTDRDRRSGFDVGGTTWTGAESDQALVDSTKAAGNVVHLAEGVFEGATGADDVNRVLKAAPQGAYPLDESVDLRPALSGPFPGLGEAARALGHNVMLVEEDGPVRQIIPFVRRDGVFLPSLGIAAAQMALGVPSAQVRLEGDMLRIGSARVPAPVVEIPRFEQQQGPVATGRRSFIRYRGPAVLPDGRTPTFRTYSFYDLFYSEQQLLEGQKPLVSPSDFKDALVFVGATAVGLKDVFPVPFGNTGGMAGPHIHANVADMVLSGQVVRRLDRWLCVLLALLVSVCARFSVMPARATVGLAAAAGLLAAVHLAGIFAFGRGLWVPLVPATLGWVLAAGGGFAYQYVVEGREKRQVRGLFSRYLSKDVYEQVLANPALAELGGRRRQMSVLFSDMRGFTTLSESGDPEALVRQLNEYFSRMVDVLFAHRGTLDKFVGDMVMGLFGAPLDDPDHAEHAVATAIAMVQELEVLNAGWRAEGRPALGIGIGINTGEMIAGTIGSRQVRSYTVIGDAVNLGARLESLNKEYGTQIIISDATRRQLRTPRALRPLGSVVVKGKSVPVDIFEVIVPSTATIEGPKGMPS, encoded by the coding sequence ATGCGTACCCGCTTCCTCCAAGCGGCCGCGATGGGCCTGGCCTGTGGCCTGGCGGCGCTGCTGCTCGGCGCCCTGCCGTTCTTCCGGGTCGCCGAATCCAAGCTCTACGACCTCGCCCTTCGCAGCACCGCGCGGCCCGCGCAGGCCAACCGTGCGATCGCCATCGTCGAGATCGACGAGATCAGCCTGAGGCGCCTCGAGCCCGTCGTGGGGCGCTGGCCGTGGCCCCGCCTGGTCCACGCCGTCGTCATCGATTTCCTGGCGCGCGGACCGGCCAAAGCCGTCGCCTACGACATCAGCCTCACCGATCGCGACCGGCGATCGGGCTTCGACGTCGGTGGCACCACGTGGACGGGCGCCGAGTCGGACCAGGCGCTCGTGGACTCCACGAAGGCGGCCGGCAACGTCGTGCACCTGGCCGAGGGAGTCTTCGAGGGAGCCACGGGCGCCGACGACGTGAACCGGGTGCTGAAGGCGGCGCCGCAGGGCGCCTACCCGCTGGACGAGAGCGTGGACCTCCGGCCGGCGCTCTCCGGACCGTTCCCGGGACTCGGCGAGGCGGCGCGCGCGCTCGGGCACAACGTGATGCTCGTCGAGGAGGACGGCCCGGTGCGGCAGATCATCCCCTTCGTGCGGCGGGATGGGGTGTTCCTGCCGTCGCTCGGGATCGCGGCCGCCCAGATGGCGCTCGGCGTCCCCAGTGCGCAGGTCCGGCTGGAGGGCGACATGCTTCGGATCGGGTCGGCACGCGTGCCGGCGCCGGTCGTCGAGATCCCGCGCTTCGAGCAGCAGCAGGGACCGGTCGCCACCGGCCGACGCTCGTTCATCCGGTACCGCGGACCGGCCGTCCTGCCGGACGGCCGCACGCCGACCTTCCGCACGTATTCGTTCTACGACCTCTTCTACTCGGAGCAACAACTGCTCGAGGGGCAGAAGCCGCTCGTGTCGCCGTCCGACTTCAAGGACGCCCTGGTGTTCGTCGGGGCGACCGCGGTCGGGCTGAAGGACGTGTTCCCGGTGCCGTTCGGCAACACGGGTGGCATGGCGGGTCCTCACATCCACGCCAACGTGGCCGACATGGTGCTGTCGGGGCAGGTCGTCCGCCGACTCGACCGGTGGCTGTGCGTTCTCCTGGCGCTGCTCGTTTCCGTGTGTGCGCGCTTCTCCGTGATGCCCGCGCGGGCGACGGTGGGGCTGGCTGCGGCGGCGGGCCTGCTGGCGGCGGTGCACCTGGCGGGCATCTTCGCCTTCGGGCGGGGCCTCTGGGTGCCCCTCGTGCCGGCCACGCTCGGGTGGGTGCTGGCCGCGGGCGGCGGGTTCGCCTACCAGTACGTGGTCGAGGGCCGCGAGAAGCGGCAGGTGCGCGGGCTGTTCTCGCGCTACCTGTCCAAGGACGTGTACGAACAGGTGCTGGCCAACCCGGCGCTTGCCGAGCTCGGGGGCCGTCGCCGGCAGATGTCGGTGCTCTTCTCGGACATGCGCGGCTTCACCACGCTGTCGGAGAGCGGCGATCCCGAGGCGCTGGTCAGGCAGTTGAACGAGTACTTCTCGCGGATGGTGGACGTGCTGTTCGCCCACCGCGGGACGCTCGACAAGTTCGTCGGCGACATGGTCATGGGTCTGTTCGGCGCGCCGCTCGACGACCCGGATCACGCCGAGCATGCCGTGGCGACGGCCATCGCCATGGTGCAGGAGCTCGAGGTGCTCAACGCCGGGTGGCGGGCCGAGGGGCGTCCCGCGCTCGGCATCGGCATCGGCATCAACACCGGCGAGATGATCGCCGGGACGATCGGCTCGCGGCAGGTCCGGAGCTACACCGTCATCGGCGATGCGGTGAACCTCGGGGCGCGGCTCGAGTCGTTGAACAAGGAGTACGGTACGCAGATCATCATCAGCGACGCCACCCGCCGGCAACTGCGCACGCCCCGCGCGCTGCGCCCCCTCGGGTCCGTCGTGGTGAAGGGCAAGAGCGTGCCTGTCGATATCTTCGAGGTCATCGTGCCATCTACGGCCACCATCGAAGGCCCGAAAGGAATGCCATCGTGA
- a CDS encoding M23 family metallopeptidase: MRKLLAVLLVALVGLGLVWFLAGRAAGPTITLASPSSVIGQKTPLKFDVYAPGGALTDMSVRLEQGGQATALGTLAAPQALKVAPGADRVSVAGEIGRSVAPGLKTGTATLVIEATRPVLFGLRRVSSVVRKDLQVRLTPPTLAVLSQFHFINQGGAEVVVYQVNPADVPSGVRVGDREFVGLPAAGAGIPNAAPGLRVVFFPFLFNESPAAPVSLWARDEAGNQARASVDAKVTPKQFRKSTIPLDDAFLQKVVPAILQNTPDLQVADANDLLGSYLTINRELRKRNNDTIRQISLTRSAKEILWRGPFRQMMNSAVEAGFADERTYTYQGKDVDKQVHLGFDLASLQNAPIHAANRGVVVFAGFLGIYGNCVIVDHGMGLQSLYGHLSSIGVQEGQTVEMNAELGRSGQTGLAGGDHLHFTMVLQGEFVNPVDWWSSQWIEDRVMRKLRAAGAPAVAVPTP; this comes from the coding sequence ATGCGCAAGCTCCTCGCCGTGCTGCTGGTGGCCCTGGTCGGCCTCGGACTCGTGTGGTTCCTCGCGGGTCGCGCCGCGGGTCCCACCATCACCCTCGCTTCCCCCTCCAGCGTCATCGGGCAGAAGACGCCCCTCAAGTTCGACGTGTACGCCCCGGGGGGCGCGCTCACCGACATGTCGGTGCGGCTCGAGCAGGGTGGCCAGGCGACCGCGCTCGGGACGCTGGCCGCGCCGCAGGCCCTGAAGGTGGCGCCCGGCGCCGACCGCGTGAGCGTGGCCGGCGAGATCGGCAGGAGCGTGGCGCCCGGCCTGAAGACCGGCACCGCGACGCTGGTCATCGAAGCGACCCGGCCCGTGCTGTTCGGTCTGCGGCGCGTGAGCAGCGTGGTTCGCAAGGACCTGCAGGTGCGCCTCACGCCGCCGACACTGGCCGTGCTGTCGCAGTTCCACTTCATCAACCAGGGCGGCGCCGAGGTGGTGGTCTACCAGGTGAACCCGGCCGACGTGCCGTCGGGCGTGCGGGTCGGCGATCGCGAGTTCGTGGGATTGCCGGCCGCCGGTGCGGGGATCCCGAATGCGGCGCCCGGGCTGCGCGTCGTGTTCTTCCCGTTCCTCTTCAACGAGTCGCCGGCCGCGCCCGTGTCGCTCTGGGCGCGGGACGAGGCGGGCAACCAGGCGCGGGCCAGCGTCGACGCGAAGGTCACGCCGAAGCAGTTCCGCAAGAGCACCATCCCCCTCGACGACGCGTTCCTCCAGAAAGTGGTGCCGGCGATCCTGCAGAACACGCCGGACCTGCAGGTGGCCGATGCCAACGACCTGCTCGGCAGCTACCTGACCATCAACCGCGAGCTGCGCAAGCGCAACAACGACACGATCCGGCAGATCAGCCTCACGAGGAGCGCGAAGGAAATCCTCTGGCGTGGCCCGTTCCGCCAGATGATGAACTCGGCGGTCGAGGCCGGCTTTGCCGACGAGCGCACCTACACCTATCAGGGCAAGGACGTGGACAAGCAGGTGCACCTCGGCTTCGACCTCGCCTCACTGCAGAACGCGCCCATCCACGCGGCCAACCGTGGCGTGGTCGTCTTCGCCGGCTTCCTGGGGATCTACGGCAACTGCGTGATCGTCGATCACGGCATGGGCCTGCAGTCGCTGTACGGTCACCTCAGCTCGATCGGCGTGCAGGAAGGACAGACCGTGGAGATGAACGCCGAACTCGGGCGCAGCGGCCAGACCGGCCTCGCCGGGGGCGACCACCTGCACTTCACGATGGTCCTGCAGGGCGAGTTCGTGAACCCGGTCGACTGGTGGAGTTCGCAGTGGATCGAGGATCGCGTGATGCGCAAGCTGCGCGCCGCCGGCGCGCCGGCGGTGGCAGTGCCCACCCCGTAG
- the cyoE gene encoding heme o synthase, which produces MRPHAATFPLTSTRMSDYLQLTKPRLNLLVVFTTGVGYWLGVAGHVDPVVLFHAVVGTALVAGGSAVFNQLYEADVDGLMARTRLRPLPDGRLTPWRAYVFGMILSALGLAQLTFGVNHLSAVVAFATLVSYVVWYTPMKRRSSLATVVGAIPGALPPVIGWAAATNSLTREAWLMFAIVFLWQMPHFLSLAWLFREEYERAGFPVLPVVEPTGKSTARQTVMYTAALIPVSLAPALTGLAGPLYFVVALVLGLAFLVLAIRFARDLHRQTARQLFLGSLIYLPLIWLFMIATRVP; this is translated from the coding sequence ATGCGCCCTCACGCCGCCACGTTTCCCCTGACCTCGACCCGGATGTCGGACTACCTGCAGCTCACCAAGCCGCGCCTGAACCTGCTCGTGGTGTTCACGACCGGGGTGGGGTACTGGCTGGGTGTGGCCGGGCACGTCGACCCGGTCGTGCTGTTCCACGCCGTGGTGGGCACGGCGCTGGTGGCGGGCGGGTCGGCGGTGTTCAACCAGTTGTACGAAGCCGACGTCGACGGCCTGATGGCGCGGACGCGCCTGCGGCCGCTCCCCGATGGGCGGCTGACGCCATGGCGCGCCTACGTGTTCGGCATGATCCTCAGCGCACTGGGGCTCGCGCAGCTCACCTTCGGCGTCAATCACCTCAGCGCCGTGGTCGCCTTCGCGACGCTGGTCAGCTACGTGGTCTGGTACACGCCGATGAAGCGCCGCTCGTCGCTGGCGACGGTGGTCGGCGCCATTCCAGGCGCACTGCCGCCGGTGATCGGCTGGGCCGCGGCCACCAACTCGCTGACTCGCGAGGCCTGGCTGATGTTCGCCATCGTGTTCCTGTGGCAGATGCCGCACTTCCTGTCGCTGGCGTGGCTGTTCCGCGAGGAGTACGAGCGAGCCGGCTTCCCGGTGCTGCCGGTGGTGGAGCCGACGGGCAAGAGCACCGCCCGACAGACCGTCATGTACACCGCCGCGCTGATTCCGGTCAGCCTGGCGCCGGCGCTGACCGGCCTGGCCGGACCGCTGTACTTCGTCGTCGCGCTGGTGCTGGGCCTCGCGTTCCTCGTGCTGGCGATCCGCTTCGCGCGCGACCTGCACCGGCAGACCGCACGCCAGCTGTTCCTGGGCTCGTTGATCTACCTGCCGTTGATCTGGCTGTTCATGATTGCCACGCGGGTACCGTAG
- a CDS encoding DUF420 domain-containing protein produces the protein MTVSDLPALNASLNLLATLFLAAGYVFVRQRRIGPHRLCMLGALASSAAFLTSYVIYHYHAGSRPFGGTGLLRVVYFVILISHVILATAIVPMVLMTVSRALSGRFDPHRRIARVTWPLWMYVSVTGVIVYLMLYRM, from the coding sequence GTGACCGTCTCCGACCTCCCCGCGCTCAACGCCAGCCTCAACCTGCTGGCCACGCTGTTCCTGGCGGCCGGGTACGTGTTCGTGCGCCAGCGGCGCATCGGGCCGCACCGGCTGTGCATGCTCGGCGCGCTGGCCTCGTCGGCCGCGTTCCTCACCAGCTACGTGATCTACCACTACCACGCCGGCTCCAGGCCCTTCGGCGGGACGGGCCTGCTGCGCGTGGTGTACTTCGTCATCCTGATCTCGCACGTGATCCTCGCCACGGCCATCGTGCCGATGGTGCTGATGACGGTGTCGCGAGCGCTGTCGGGCCGCTTCGACCCGCATCGCCGTATCGCCCGCGTCACGTGGCCGCTCTGGATGTACGTGTCGGTGACCGGTGTGATCGTGTACCTGATGCTGTATCGGATGTAG
- a CDS encoding SDR family NAD(P)-dependent oxidoreductase — MQLLHRVALITGGKRIGQVVAEELARAGADVVLSYRSSRQEAEDTAARVQALGRQALVLQADVSRPEDCARLARDVDARLSSLDIVVNMASTYVSRPLEAIDAAAWRADIDANLSSAFHVTHAMLPLLRRRTPAHVVNFTDWLPASGRAGYTGFVAYYVAKAGVKALTEALALELASERILVNAIAPGPIVPPPDLSEEEKREVAEATPLQRWGGELEIARAVMLLVTTQFITGETIRVDGGRHVK; from the coding sequence ATGCAACTGCTTCATCGTGTCGCGTTGATCACCGGCGGCAAGCGCATCGGCCAGGTCGTGGCCGAGGAACTCGCCCGCGCCGGCGCCGACGTGGTGCTGTCGTATCGCTCCTCGCGGCAGGAAGCGGAGGACACGGCCGCGCGCGTCCAGGCGCTCGGTCGACAGGCGCTGGTGCTGCAGGCGGACGTGAGTCGTCCCGAGGACTGCGCACGGCTGGCGCGCGACGTCGATGCGCGCCTCAGCAGCCTCGACATCGTCGTGAACATGGCGTCGACGTACGTGTCGCGCCCGCTCGAGGCGATCGACGCCGCGGCATGGCGCGCCGACATCGACGCCAACCTGTCGTCGGCCTTCCACGTGACGCACGCGATGCTGCCACTGCTGCGGCGACGCACGCCGGCGCACGTGGTGAACTTCACCGACTGGTTACCGGCCAGCGGCCGGGCCGGCTACACGGGGTTCGTCGCGTACTACGTCGCGAAGGCCGGCGTGAAGGCGCTGACCGAGGCGCTGGCGCTCGAGCTCGCCTCCGAGCGCATCCTCGTGAACGCCATCGCGCCTGGCCCCATCGTCCCGCCGCCGGACCTGAGCGAGGAAGAGAAACGCGAGGTCGCCGAGGCCACGCCGCTGCAGCGCTGGGGCGGCGAGCTCGAGATCGCGCGCGCCGTGATGCTGCTCGTGACCACGCAGTTCATCACCGGCGAGACGATTCGCGTCGACGGCGGACGGCACGTGAAGTAG
- a CDS encoding alpha/beta hydrolase — MRNRLAEVLGVALLFVVTGAGQPAHAQPAAKDCLPLKPAGTQGGALLPGGLMNVRFGGSTREPLALDVYPHADTAARPLAVVLRGGKGTVGQRSSYVGQLVELFGDAGYVAATVDYRSGGGDAAAEDLTAALRMLTTCHAAALHVDQYRTVLVAEDSAAPVALRVAARLLELRLGRFAGAPAAPASVVIVGGRFAGATLPAVPTRIVHGGADSEVPVAEARTACAKATAACEVVEVPGASHRVENWWPSQWGYKAALIASLAPRVGLVPAAARAAARADGLRKRVVYDTAHGLSLDAWVPSTPGPHGAVVLVHGGGWEAGDRVTYIAPMLALAASRGLAWVSIDYRLTPAVTNREQVADVQAALQYVRAHATDLRIDPKRLVLVGESASGQLVTLVGSRDPLLAGIVSFYGVYDLEAMAGDPSNPRSLARRLFGITRLDDAAVATLRQHSPLHQSPESARSQPPTLLVVGTADRLVAEYRAYLMHLAVNLANAEGIEIEGAPHGMEAWHEEPAWRVWEQKVGDWISARVGGDQAQGSRLRAQRAH, encoded by the coding sequence ATGCGCAACCGGCTTGCGGAGGTGCTCGGCGTCGCCCTGCTGTTCGTCGTGACAGGTGCGGGGCAGCCCGCCCACGCGCAACCGGCCGCCAAGGACTGCCTGCCGCTGAAGCCGGCGGGCACACAGGGCGGCGCGCTGCTGCCGGGGGGGCTGATGAACGTGCGGTTCGGCGGGAGCACCCGCGAGCCGCTCGCGCTCGACGTGTACCCGCACGCCGATACGGCGGCGCGACCTCTCGCCGTGGTGCTGCGCGGCGGCAAGGGCACGGTCGGCCAGCGCTCGTCGTACGTCGGCCAGCTCGTCGAGCTGTTCGGCGACGCCGGATACGTCGCTGCGACGGTCGACTACCGGTCTGGTGGCGGTGATGCCGCGGCCGAGGACCTCACGGCGGCGCTGCGGATGCTCACGACGTGCCACGCCGCGGCACTGCACGTCGACCAATACAGGACGGTGCTGGTGGCCGAAGACAGCGCGGCGCCCGTCGCACTGCGGGTCGCGGCCCGCCTGCTCGAACTGCGGCTCGGTCGGTTCGCCGGTGCGCCGGCAGCGCCGGCGTCGGTCGTGATCGTCGGCGGCCGCTTCGCCGGTGCCACGCTCCCGGCCGTCCCCACGCGCATCGTCCATGGCGGCGCCGACTCGGAGGTGCCCGTGGCCGAGGCCCGCACCGCGTGCGCGAAGGCCACCGCGGCATGCGAGGTGGTGGAGGTGCCCGGCGCGAGCCATCGCGTGGAGAACTGGTGGCCCTCGCAGTGGGGCTACAAGGCGGCGCTGATCGCGTCGCTGGCGCCACGGGTCGGGCTGGTGCCGGCCGCCGCGCGCGCGGCCGCCAGGGCCGACGGACTCCGCAAGCGCGTCGTGTACGACACGGCCCACGGGCTCTCCCTCGATGCGTGGGTGCCCTCGACGCCCGGACCGCACGGCGCCGTCGTGCTGGTGCACGGCGGCGGCTGGGAGGCCGGCGACCGCGTCACCTACATCGCGCCGATGCTGGCGCTGGCCGCCTCTCGCGGCCTGGCGTGGGTGTCGATCGACTACCGGCTCACGCCCGCCGTCACCAACCGCGAGCAGGTGGCCGACGTGCAGGCCGCGCTGCAGTACGTCCGCGCGCACGCAACGGACCTGCGCATCGACCCGAAGCGCCTCGTGCTGGTCGGCGAGTCCGCGAGCGGGCAGCTCGTGACGCTGGTCGGCAGCCGCGACCCCTTACTCGCGGGCATCGTCTCGTTCTACGGCGTGTACGACCTCGAGGCGATGGCCGGTGACCCGTCCAACCCGCGCTCGCTGGCCCGACGACTGTTCGGCATCACGCGCCTTGACGACGCGGCGGTGGCCACGTTGCGCCAGCACTCCCCGCTACACCAGTCGCCCGAGTCGGCCAGGTCGCAGCCGCCCACGCTGCTCGTCGTCGGCACCGCCGACCGGCTCGTCGCGGAGTACCGCGCCTATCTCATGCACCTGGCCGTCAATCTCGCCAACGCCGAGGGCATCGAAATCGAGGGCGCGCCACACGGCATGGAGGCGTGGCACGAGGAACCCGCCTGGCGCGTATGGGAGCAGAAGGTCGGCGACTGGATCAGCGCGCGGGTGGGCGGGGACCAGGCCCAGGGCTCAAGGCTCAGGGCCCAGAGAGCACACTGA